From the genome of Zonotrichia albicollis isolate bZonAlb1 chromosome 20, bZonAlb1.hap1, whole genome shotgun sequence, one region includes:
- the SERINC2 gene encoding serine incorporator 2, which yields MGACLGVCSLLSCVSCLCGSAPCLLCGCCPSAKNSTISRLLFTFFLFLGTLVSIIMIIPGVEKELHKLPGFCEGSGSVLGVQTKVDCSSFLGHKAVYRMGFAMAAFFCLFAVLMVCVRSSKDPRAALQNGFWFFKFLVLVGITVGAFYIPDGTFTAVWFYFGVVGSFLFILIQLVLLIDLAHSWSQRWLHNAEEGSAKGWYAALCTVTFIFYAASITAIVLLYVYYTKPEGCTEGKAFISINLILCLIVSVVSILPKIQEAQPHSGLLQASLITLYTIYITWAALANVPSQRCNPTLLLRNSTGSATATEPLTTWWDAPSIVGLVIFILCTLFISLRSSDHPQVNKLMLTEESGAGAGAGPGGAEEGGVHRAYDNEQEGVSYNYTFFHLCLLLAALYIMMTLTNWYRPDESLQVLSSPWTAVWVKISSSWAGLLLYLWTLVAPLLLPDRDFS from the exons GTGTCATgtctctgtggctctgccccatgcctgctctgtggctgctgcccctcGGCCAAGAACTCCACCATCTCCCGCCTCCTCTTcaccttcttcctcttcctcggcACCCTCGTGTCCATCATCATGATAATCCCGGGCGTGGAGAAGGAGTTGCACAAG CTCCCTGGTTTCTGTGAAGGCAGTGGCTCAGTGCTGGGGGTGCAGACCAAGGTGGACTGCAGCAGCTTCCTGGGCCACAAGGCCGTGTATCGCATGGGCTTCGCCATGGCCGCCTTCTTCTGCCTCTTCGCCGTGCTCATGGTGTGTGTGAGGAGCAGCAAGGACCCACGGGCCGCCCTGCAGAATGG CTTCTGGTTCTTCAAGTTCCTGGTGCTGGTGGGGATCACGGTGGGCGCCTTCTACATCCCTGACGGCACCTTCACCGCAG TCTGGTTTTACTTCGGTGTGGTCGGCTCCTTCCTGTTCATCCTCATCCAGCTGGTGCTGCTCATCGACCTGGCGCACTCCTGGAGCCAGCGGTGGCTGCACAACGCGGAGGAGGGCAGTGCCAAGGGCTGGTACGCAG ccctctgcACCGTCACCTTCATCTTCTACGCCGCCTCCATCACAGCCATTGTGCTGCTCTATGTCTACTACACCAAGCCTGAGGGCTGCACGGAGGGCAAGGCCTTCATCAGCATCAACCTCATCCTCTGCCTCATCGTTTCAGTTGTGTCCATCCTCCCCAAGATCCAG GAGGCTCAGCCACACtcggggctgctgcaggcatCCCTCATCACCCTCTACACCATCTACATCACCTGGGCCGCCCTGGCCAACGTGCCGA gCCAGCGCTGTAACCCCACGCTGCTGCTGAGGAACAGCACTGGCTCAGCCACGGCCACCGAGCCCCTGACAACCTGGTGGGATGCCCCGAGCATCGTGGGGCTGGTGATCTTCATCCTCTGCACCCTCTTCATCAG cctgCGCTCCTCGGACCACCCGCAGGTGAACAAGCTGATGCTGACGGAGgagagcggggccggggccggggccgggccgggcggggcggaGGAGGGCGGAGTGCACCGCGCCTACGACAACGAGCAGGAGGGAGTCTCCTACAACTACACCTTCTTCCACCTGTGCCTCCTGCTCGCCGCCCTCTACATCATGATGACCCTCACCAACTGGTACAG GCCGGACGAGAGCCTGCAGgtgctgagcagcccctggaCGGCCGTGTGGGTGAAGATCTCCTccagctgggccgggctcctgctCTACCTCTGGACCTTGGTGgctccactgctgctgccagaccGGGACTTCAGCTGA